The Candidatus Mycolicibacterium alkanivorans genome contains a region encoding:
- a CDS encoding NADH-quinone oxidoreductase subunit C, with amino-acid sequence MTGGQARSDAGNGRAEGDQEVIGVRRGMFGINGSGDTSGYGRLVGEVALPGSAPRPYGGYFDELVDRLAEVLGADAFEAAVERVVVFRDQLTLDVRREHLLATAQALRDDELLRFELCLGVSGVHYPDDTGRELHAYYPLMSITHNRRVQLEVACPDADPHVPSLFSVYPTCDWHERETYDFFGIIFDGHPGLTRIEMPDDWAGHPQRKDYPLGGIPVEYHGAQIPPPDERRSYH; translated from the coding sequence GTGACCGGCGGGCAGGCGCGAAGCGACGCGGGGAATGGCCGAGCCGAGGGCGACCAGGAAGTCATCGGCGTGCGCCGGGGCATGTTCGGCATCAACGGCAGCGGCGACACCTCGGGGTACGGCCGGCTGGTCGGCGAAGTCGCGCTGCCGGGCAGCGCGCCGCGGCCCTACGGCGGCTATTTCGACGAGCTGGTCGACCGGCTGGCCGAAGTGCTCGGCGCCGACGCGTTCGAGGCGGCCGTCGAGCGGGTGGTGGTGTTCCGCGACCAGCTGACGCTGGACGTCCGCCGGGAGCACCTGCTGGCCACCGCGCAGGCGTTGCGCGACGACGAGCTGCTGCGCTTCGAACTGTGCCTCGGGGTGTCCGGGGTGCACTACCCCGACGACACCGGACGCGAACTGCACGCCTACTACCCGCTGATGTCGATCACGCACAACCGGCGGGTGCAGTTGGAGGTGGCGTGCCCGGACGCCGATCCTCATGTGCCGTCACTGTTTTCGGTGTATCCCACCTGCGACTGGCACGAACGCGAGACGTACGACTTCTTCGGTATCATCTTCGACGGCCACCCGGGGCTCACCCGCATCGAAATGCCCGACGACTGGGCGGGTCACCCACAGCGCAAGGACTATCCACTGGGCGGAATTCCGGTGGAGTACCACGGCGCTCAGATCCCACCCCCAGACGAACGCAGGTCGTATCACTGA
- the nuoD gene encoding NADH dehydrogenase (quinone) subunit D, which yields MSEHIDDGDGVIVLGGQDWDEIVAAARLGEAGERIVVNMGPQHPSTHGVLRLILEIEGETVTEARCGIGYLHTGIEKNLEYRTWTQGVTFVTRMDYLSPFFNETAYCLGVERLLDITDAIPQRASVIRVMLMELNRISSHLVALATGGMELGAMTPMFFGFRERELILTVFEAITGLRMNSAYVRPGGLAADLPEDGAQRVEDLLKILPGRLRELEDLLTESYIWKARTQGIGYLDLTGCMALGITGPVLRSTGLPHDLRKSQPYCGYETYDFDVITDTGADCYGRYLIRVREMYESLKIVRQCLDRLEPGPVMITDKKLAWPADLTLGPDGLGNSAEHIAKIMGPSMEGLIHHFKLVTEGIRVPAGQVYTAVESPRGELGVHMVSDGGTRPYRVHYRDPSFTNLQAVAAMCEGGMVADVIAAVASIDPVMGGVDR from the coding sequence ATGAGCGAACACATCGACGACGGCGACGGCGTGATCGTGTTGGGCGGGCAGGACTGGGACGAGATCGTCGCGGCCGCCCGCCTGGGTGAGGCCGGCGAACGCATCGTGGTCAACATGGGCCCGCAGCACCCCTCTACCCACGGAGTGCTGCGGCTGATCCTGGAGATCGAGGGCGAGACCGTCACCGAAGCCCGCTGCGGGATCGGCTATCTGCACACCGGTATCGAGAAGAACCTCGAGTACCGCACCTGGACACAGGGCGTGACGTTCGTGACACGGATGGACTACCTGTCGCCGTTCTTCAACGAGACCGCGTATTGCCTTGGCGTCGAACGACTTCTGGACATCACCGATGCCATCCCCCAGCGTGCCTCGGTGATCCGGGTGATGCTCATGGAGCTCAACCGCATCTCGTCGCACCTGGTGGCGCTGGCCACCGGCGGCATGGAGCTGGGCGCGATGACGCCGATGTTCTTCGGGTTCCGCGAACGCGAGCTGATCCTGACGGTGTTCGAGGCGATCACCGGACTGCGCATGAACAGCGCCTACGTCCGGCCCGGCGGGTTGGCGGCCGACCTGCCCGAGGACGGCGCGCAGCGGGTCGAGGACCTGTTGAAGATCCTGCCCGGACGGCTGCGTGAGCTCGAGGATCTGCTGACCGAGAGCTACATCTGGAAGGCCCGCACTCAAGGCATCGGCTACCTCGATCTGACCGGCTGCATGGCGCTGGGCATCACCGGGCCGGTGCTGCGCTCCACCGGCCTGCCGCACGATCTGCGCAAGTCCCAACCGTATTGCGGTTATGAGACTTACGACTTCGACGTCATCACCGACACCGGTGCCGACTGCTACGGGCGGTACCTGATCCGGGTTCGCGAGATGTATGAGTCGCTGAAGATCGTCCGCCAATGCCTGGACCGGTTGGAGCCGGGCCCGGTGATGATCACCGACAAGAAGCTGGCGTGGCCGGCCGACCTCACGCTCGGCCCGGACGGACTGGGCAACTCCGCGGAGCACATCGCCAAAATCATGGGCCCGTCGATGGAGGGTCTGATCCACCACTTCAAGCTCGTCACCGAAGGTATCCGGGTGCCGGCCGGGCAGGTCTACACCGCGGTGGAGTCACCGCGCGGAGAGCTCGGCGTGCACATGGTGTCCGACGGCGGCACCCGGCCGTATCGGGTGCACTACCGGGACCCGTCGTTCACGAATCTGCAAGCGGTAGCGGCGATGTGCGAGGGCGGCATGGTCGCCGACGTGATCGCGGCGGTGGCGTCGATCGATCCGGTGATGGGCGGTGTGGACAGATGA
- the nuoE gene encoding NADH-quinone oxidoreductase subunit NuoE, protein MSVDLVLGPPPEEPGPPIGGRESYPAEVLERLAADAATIIARYPHPRSALLPLLHLVQSEDGYLTKAGIAFCAKRLNLTGAEVAAVATFYSMYRRTETGRYLIGVCTNTLCAIMGGDAILEALENDLGLHAGQTTGDGLITLEHIECNAACDYAPVVMVNWEFFDNQTPSSARELVESIRRGETPEPTRGALVCPFRETARTLAGVGPRTADTSGPGEATLAGLRVAQASAAGGEES, encoded by the coding sequence ATGAGCGTGGACTTGGTTCTGGGCCCGCCGCCCGAAGAGCCCGGCCCGCCGATCGGCGGGCGGGAGTCCTATCCGGCCGAGGTGCTCGAGCGGTTGGCCGCCGACGCGGCGACGATCATCGCCCGCTATCCGCATCCCCGCTCGGCGCTGCTTCCGCTGCTGCACCTGGTGCAGTCCGAAGACGGCTACCTGACCAAGGCGGGAATCGCGTTCTGCGCCAAGCGATTGAACCTCACCGGCGCCGAGGTCGCCGCAGTCGCCACGTTCTACTCGATGTACCGGCGCACCGAGACCGGGCGGTACCTGATCGGTGTGTGCACCAACACGCTGTGCGCGATCATGGGCGGCGATGCCATTCTCGAGGCGCTGGAGAACGACCTCGGTCTGCACGCCGGGCAGACCACCGGTGACGGGCTGATCACCCTTGAGCACATCGAGTGCAACGCGGCCTGCGACTACGCCCCAGTGGTGATGGTCAACTGGGAGTTCTTCGACAACCAAACACCCTCCAGTGCAAGAGAACTCGTCGAGTCCATCCGCCGCGGCGAGACCCCCGAGCCGACCCGCGGCGCGCTGGTGTGCCCGTTCCGGGAGACGGCGCGCACGTTGGCCGGGGTGGGACCACGGACCGCCGATACCAGTGGCCCCGGTGAGGCCACTCTGGCCGGGCTGCGGGTGGCGCAGGCGTCGGCTGCGGGCGGAGAAGAGTCATGA
- a CDS encoding NuoB/complex I 20 kDa subunit family protein: MGLEEALPGGILLSTVEKVAGFVRKGSLWPATFGLACCAIEMMATAGPRFDIARFGMERFSATPRQADLMIVAGRVSQKMAPVLRQVYDQMAEPKWVLAMGVCASSGGMFNNYAVVQGVDHVVPVDIYLPGCPPRPEMLLHAILALHAKIAEMPLGVHRSEAVAAAEQAALSVKPTIEPKGLLR; the protein is encoded by the coding sequence GTGGGACTAGAAGAAGCGCTGCCGGGCGGCATCCTGCTGTCCACGGTGGAGAAGGTGGCCGGATTCGTCCGCAAGGGGTCGCTGTGGCCGGCGACGTTCGGCCTGGCGTGCTGCGCGATCGAGATGATGGCGACGGCTGGGCCCCGGTTCGACATCGCCCGCTTCGGGATGGAGCGGTTCTCGGCCACCCCCCGGCAGGCCGATCTGATGATCGTGGCCGGACGGGTGAGCCAGAAGATGGCTCCGGTGCTGCGACAGGTCTACGATCAGATGGCCGAACCGAAGTGGGTGCTGGCCATGGGTGTTTGCGCCTCCAGCGGAGGGATGTTCAACAACTACGCCGTGGTGCAGGGTGTCGATCACGTGGTGCCGGTGGACATCTATCTGCCGGGCTGCCCGCCCCGGCCGGAGATGCTGCTGCATGCGATCCTGGCTCTGCATGCGAAGATCGCCGAAATGCCGCTGGGCGTGCACCGCTCGGAAGCGGTCGCGGCCGCCGAGCAGGCCGCCCTGTCGGTCAAGCCCACGATCGAGCCCAAGGGTCTGCTGCGGTGA
- a CDS encoding acyl-CoA dehydrogenase family protein has product MAINLEMPRKLEAVIEKAHQGAAEMLRPISRKYDLNEHAYPVELDTLATLFEGISEAKTFSFAGTEAFRDSDEGPKGNINGGNMSALLNALEIAWGDTALLLSVPRQGLGNAAISGVATDEQLERLGKNVWAAMAITEPSFGSDSAAVSTTAVLDGDEYVINGEKIYVTAGSRATHIVVWATLDKSKGRAAIKSFIVSREHPGVTVERLERKLGIKASDTAAIRFDNVRIPKGNLLGSPDIEVEKGFAGVMETFDNTRPIVAAMAVGVGRAALEELRKILTDAGVEISYDKPAHAQSAPAAEFLRLEADWEAGYLLTVRSAWQADNAIPNSKEASMGKAKAARVASDITLKAVELAGTTGYSEQTLLEKWARDSKILDIFEGTQQIQQLVVARRLLGLSSAELK; this is encoded by the coding sequence ATGGCGATCAATCTGGAAATGCCCCGCAAGCTGGAAGCCGTGATCGAAAAGGCGCACCAGGGCGCCGCCGAGATGCTGCGGCCGATCTCGCGCAAGTACGACCTCAACGAACACGCTTATCCCGTTGAACTCGACACGTTGGCCACGCTGTTCGAGGGCATCTCGGAGGCCAAGACGTTCTCGTTCGCCGGCACGGAGGCCTTCCGCGACAGCGACGAGGGGCCGAAGGGAAACATCAACGGCGGCAACATGTCCGCCTTGCTCAACGCCCTTGAGATCGCGTGGGGCGACACCGCGCTGCTGCTGTCGGTGCCCCGCCAGGGCCTGGGCAACGCCGCGATCTCAGGCGTGGCCACCGACGAGCAACTGGAGCGGTTGGGCAAGAACGTCTGGGCGGCGATGGCCATCACCGAGCCGTCGTTCGGTTCGGACTCCGCCGCGGTGTCGACGACGGCCGTGCTCGACGGCGACGAGTACGTCATCAACGGCGAGAAGATCTACGTCACCGCCGGATCGCGGGCCACCCACATCGTGGTGTGGGCGACTCTGGACAAGTCCAAGGGGCGGGCGGCCATCAAGTCGTTCATCGTGTCGCGCGAGCATCCGGGCGTCACCGTCGAGCGTCTCGAACGCAAGCTCGGTATCAAGGCCTCCGACACCGCGGCCATCCGCTTCGACAATGTCCGCATCCCGAAGGGCAACCTGCTCGGCAGCCCGGACATCGAGGTGGAGAAGGGTTTCGCCGGGGTCATGGAGACCTTCGACAACACCCGCCCGATCGTGGCGGCCATGGCCGTCGGCGTGGGCCGCGCCGCCCTGGAGGAACTGCGCAAGATCCTCACCGACGCCGGCGTGGAGATCTCCTACGACAAGCCGGCCCACGCCCAAAGCGCACCCGCCGCGGAGTTCCTGCGCCTGGAAGCCGACTGGGAGGCCGGCTATCTGCTGACCGTGCGCTCGGCGTGGCAGGCCGACAACGCGATCCCGAACTCGAAGGAAGCCTCGATGGGCAAGGCCAAGGCCGCCCGGGTGGCCAGCGACATCACCCTCAAAGCCGTCGAATTGGCTGGTACCACAGGCTATTCCGAGCAGACCCTGCTGGAGAAATGGGCGCGCGACTCGAAGATCCTCGACATCTTCGAGGGCACCCAGCAGATCCAGCAGCTGGTGGTGGCCCGTCGGCTGCTCGGGTTGTCGTCCGCCGAACTCAAGTAG
- a CDS encoding TetR/AcrR family transcriptional regulator, with amino-acid sequence MPTGAARTLSSKGRQTQQAIADAARKLFAERGFHGTTLSDITSAAGKSPAVFYRYFDDKEDLLAALAESFLHDVVLPSGLRVHLPESPNDDGFFRTVVSAYWVMFKQSIGIMVAVDQLAATEARFAALQNQFRQFGIDIVAASVRRAQEQGHAAALNAEHTALAIALLFEQFTTVCMRPDTAGLGVRLSDAEAIATLSTIWKKTLYGF; translated from the coding sequence GTGCCCACCGGCGCCGCGCGAACACTGAGCAGCAAGGGTCGCCAGACCCAGCAGGCCATCGCGGATGCGGCTCGGAAACTGTTCGCCGAGCGCGGTTTTCACGGCACGACACTGTCCGACATCACCTCGGCGGCCGGCAAGTCGCCGGCGGTGTTCTACCGCTACTTCGACGACAAGGAGGATCTGCTGGCCGCTCTGGCCGAGTCGTTCCTGCACGACGTCGTCCTTCCGTCGGGCCTGCGGGTGCATCTTCCCGAATCCCCGAACGACGACGGATTCTTCCGCACCGTGGTCAGCGCCTACTGGGTGATGTTCAAGCAGAGCATCGGCATCATGGTGGCGGTGGACCAGCTCGCGGCCACCGAGGCCCGTTTCGCGGCGCTGCAGAACCAGTTCCGCCAGTTCGGCATCGACATCGTCGCCGCGTCGGTTCGCCGGGCCCAGGAGCAGGGGCACGCCGCCGCGCTGAATGCCGAGCACACCGCGCTGGCGATCGCGCTGCTGTTCGAACAGTTCACCACCGTGTGTATGCGGCCGGACACCGCCGGCCTCGGTGTTCGGCTCTCCGACGCCGAGGCCATCGCCACCCTGTCGACCATCTGGAAGAAGACTCTGTACGGCTTTTAG
- a CDS encoding esterase family protein, producing MAATLPGLIGLVGGSASAGAFSRPGLPVEYLMVPSPSMGRDIKIQFQSGGPNSPAVYLLDGLRAQDDFNGWDINTPAFEWYLDSGLSIVMPVGGQSSFYSDWYKPACGKAGCQTYKWETFLTSELPQWLSANRNVKPTGSAAVGLSMAGSSAMILSVYHPQQFIYAGSMSGFLNPSEGWWPFLINISMGDAGGYKADDMWLPTGDPNNAWQRNDPMVQIPKIVANGTRLWVYAGNGKPNELGGGDLPATFLEGLTIRTNITFRDNYLAAGGTNGVFDFPDNGTHNWAYWGHELQAMKPDLQRVLGAA from the coding sequence ATGGCAGCGACGCTTCCGGGCCTGATCGGCCTGGTGGGCGGATCGGCATCGGCGGGAGCGTTCTCACGCCCCGGCCTGCCGGTGGAATACCTGATGGTGCCGTCGCCCTCGATGGGTCGCGACATCAAGATCCAGTTCCAGAGCGGCGGCCCGAACTCGCCCGCGGTCTATCTCCTCGACGGCCTGCGTGCCCAGGATGACTTCAACGGCTGGGACATCAACACCCCGGCGTTTGAGTGGTACCTGGACTCGGGTCTGTCCATCGTGATGCCGGTCGGCGGCCAGTCCAGCTTCTACAGCGACTGGTACAAGCCGGCCTGTGGCAAGGCGGGTTGCCAGACCTACAAGTGGGAGACCTTCCTGACCAGCGAGCTGCCCCAGTGGCTGTCCGCCAACCGGAACGTCAAGCCCACCGGCAGCGCGGCCGTCGGCCTGTCGATGGCCGGCAGCTCGGCGATGATCCTGTCGGTCTACCACCCGCAGCAGTTCATCTACGCCGGCTCGATGTCGGGCTTCCTGAACCCCTCCGAGGGCTGGTGGCCGTTCCTGATCAACATCTCGATGGGTGACGCCGGCGGCTACAAGGCCGACGACATGTGGCTCCCGACGGGGGATCCGAACAACGCGTGGCAGCGCAACGACCCGATGGTCCAGATCCCCAAGATCGTCGCCAACGGCACGCGTCTGTGGGTCTACGCCGGTAACGGCAAGCCCAACGAGCTGGGCGGCGGCGACCTGCCGGCCACCTTCCTGGAGGGCCTGACCATCCGGACGAACATCACCTTCCGCGACAACTACCTCGCGGCCGGTGGCACCAACGGTGTGTTCGACTTCCCGGACAACGGCACGCACAACTGGGCCTACTGGGGCCATGAGCTGCAGGCGATGAAGCCGGACCTGCAGCGCGTCCTGGGCGCAGCCTGA
- a CDS encoding NADH-quinone oxidoreductase subunit G: MTVPSASRRESPRNAEERGTFASARREEVEMVNIVIDDAELSVPKGTLVIRAAELLGVQIPRFCDHPLLDPVGACRQCLVEVEGQRKPMASCTTTVTEGMVVRTQDTSAAADQAQHGVMELLLINHPLDCPVCDKGGECPLQNQAMSNGRVETRFTDIKRTFPKPINLSSQVLLDRERCVLCARCTRFSDQIAGDPFISLLERGALQQVGIAPGEAFDSYFSGNTVQICPVGALTGTAYRFRARPFDLVSNPSVCEHCASGCAQRTDQRRDVVLRRLAGDDPEVNEEWNCDKGRWAFTYARVGDRITTPLVRDDDGALRPASWSEAIAVAAAGLTASSTGVLVGGRVGGEDAYAYSKFARMVLNSNDIDFRSRPHSTEEAQFLASCVAGRRDVSYADLEAAPVVVLAGFEPEEESPIVFLRLRKAVRKHGLRVVSIAPFASRGSTKLAARVIHTAPGGEAAVLDALATELQAGAIFLVGERLATSPGALSAAARLAERTGARLAWVPRRAGDRGAVDAGCLPNLLPGGRSVADSTARQQLTDAWHIGELPAEPGRDTSGILAAAADGDLGALLIGGVDPADLPDPHTALAAIEAAGFVVSLELRESAVTALADVVFPVAPVAEKAGSFTNWEGRIRPFEPSLTSNAFSDLRVLQILADELGADLGFRTAEQARSEIAALGSWDGQPAAAPEVRAPSAPTLSKGEVVLVGWRMLLDQGRLQDGEPYLAGTARPSIVRLSAATAAGIGAADGDVVSVSSGRGEVSLPLVITKMVDGVAWLPLNSPSSAVHDQLAVTMGAVVQIEREATP; the protein is encoded by the coding sequence GTGACGGTTCCTTCCGCGAGCAGACGTGAAAGTCCCCGAAACGCCGAGGAAAGGGGGACGTTTGCGTCTGCTCGGCGAGAAGAAGTGGAGATGGTGAACATCGTCATCGATGACGCCGAGCTGTCGGTTCCCAAGGGCACGTTGGTGATTCGTGCCGCCGAACTCCTCGGAGTGCAGATCCCGCGGTTCTGCGACCACCCGCTGCTCGACCCGGTCGGCGCCTGCCGGCAGTGCCTGGTCGAGGTCGAGGGTCAGCGAAAGCCGATGGCCAGCTGCACCACCACCGTCACCGAGGGCATGGTGGTGCGCACCCAGGACACCTCTGCGGCCGCCGACCAGGCCCAGCACGGGGTGATGGAACTGCTGCTGATCAACCATCCGCTGGACTGCCCGGTCTGCGACAAGGGCGGCGAGTGCCCGTTGCAGAACCAGGCGATGTCCAACGGCCGGGTGGAGACCCGCTTCACCGACATCAAGCGCACCTTCCCCAAGCCGATCAACCTGTCCAGCCAGGTGCTGCTCGACCGGGAGCGGTGCGTGCTGTGCGCCAGGTGCACCCGGTTCTCCGACCAGATCGCCGGCGACCCGTTCATCTCCCTGCTGGAACGCGGCGCCCTGCAGCAGGTCGGCATCGCACCCGGCGAAGCATTCGACTCCTACTTCAGCGGGAACACCGTCCAGATCTGCCCGGTCGGTGCTCTCACCGGAACCGCATACCGATTCCGCGCCCGTCCCTTCGACCTGGTGTCCAATCCCAGCGTCTGCGAGCACTGCGCATCCGGCTGCGCCCAACGCACCGACCAGCGCCGCGACGTCGTGCTGCGCCGGCTGGCCGGTGACGATCCCGAGGTCAACGAGGAATGGAACTGCGACAAGGGCCGGTGGGCGTTCACCTACGCACGAGTGGGTGACCGGATCACCACTCCCCTGGTCCGCGACGACGACGGCGCACTGCGCCCCGCCTCGTGGTCGGAAGCCATCGCGGTGGCCGCCGCGGGGCTCACGGCCAGTAGTACCGGTGTGCTGGTGGGCGGACGTGTCGGCGGCGAAGACGCCTACGCGTACTCGAAGTTCGCCCGAATGGTGTTGAACTCCAACGATATCGACTTCCGCTCACGGCCGCATTCGACGGAGGAGGCACAGTTCCTGGCCAGCTGTGTCGCCGGGCGACGGGACGTCAGCTACGCCGACCTCGAGGCGGCACCGGTTGTGGTGCTGGCCGGCTTCGAACCCGAGGAGGAGTCGCCCATCGTGTTCCTGCGGCTGCGCAAGGCAGTGCGCAAGCACGGGTTGCGCGTGGTGTCGATCGCGCCGTTCGCCTCGCGCGGGTCCACCAAACTGGCCGCCCGGGTGATACACACCGCACCTGGCGGTGAGGCCGCCGTGCTCGACGCACTGGCCACCGAACTGCAGGCCGGCGCGATCTTCCTGGTCGGTGAGCGCCTGGCGACCAGCCCGGGTGCGCTGTCCGCGGCGGCGCGACTGGCCGAGCGCACCGGAGCGCGACTGGCGTGGGTTCCGCGAAGGGCCGGCGATCGCGGCGCCGTGGACGCCGGCTGTCTGCCCAACCTGCTACCCGGCGGACGGTCCGTCGCAGATTCGACTGCGCGCCAACAGCTTACAGACGCCTGGCACATCGGCGAATTGCCCGCCGAGCCGGGCCGCGACACCAGCGGCATCCTCGCGGCCGCGGCCGACGGTGACCTCGGTGCGCTGCTGATCGGCGGCGTCGATCCGGCGGATCTGCCCGACCCGCACACCGCACTGGCCGCCATTGAGGCCGCCGGGTTCGTCGTGAGCCTCGAGTTGCGGGAGTCGGCCGTCACCGCACTGGCCGACGTGGTGTTCCCGGTGGCTCCGGTCGCGGAGAAGGCGGGCTCGTTCACCAACTGGGAAGGCCGCATCCGGCCCTTCGAACCGTCACTGACCTCCAACGCGTTTTCCGATCTCCGGGTGTTGCAGATCCTGGCCGACGAGCTCGGCGCCGACCTCGGGTTCCGCACCGCCGAGCAGGCCCGCAGCGAGATCGCCGCGCTCGGGTCCTGGGACGGTCAGCCCGCCGCCGCACCCGAGGTGCGCGCACCGTCTGCCCCGACGCTCAGTAAGGGCGAGGTTGTGCTGGTCGGCTGGCGAATGCTGTTGGATCAGGGCCGGTTACAGGACGGCGAGCCGTATCTGGCGGGCACCGCACGGCCCTCGATCGTCCGGTTATCCGCCGCGACGGCAGCCGGGATCGGCGCGGCTGACGGCGACGTGGTCAGTGTGTCCAGCGGCCGCGGCGAGGTGAGCCTGCCGCTGGTGATCACCAAGATGGTCGACGGTGTGGCGTGGCTGCCGCTGAACTCGCCCAGCAGCGCCGTGCACGACCAACTCGCGGTCACCATGGGCGCGGTGGTCCAGATCGAGCGGGAGGCAACGCCGTGA
- the nuoF gene encoding NADH-quinone oxidoreductase subunit NuoF: MTPLTPVLSRFWDEPEPWTLQTYLRHDGYRALRTALEMKPDDVISTVKESGLRGRGGAGFPTGTKWSFIPQDATGAEAKPKYLVINADESEPGTCKDVPLLFTTPHFLVEGAIIAAYAIRARHAFVYVRGEVVPVLRRLQNAVAAAYEAGYLGTNILGSGFDLDLIVHAGAGAYICGEETALLDSLEGRRGQPRLRPPFPAVAGLYACPTVVNNVESIASVPPILLNGVDWFKSMGSEKSPGFTLYSLSGHVNRPGQYEAPLGITLRELLEYAGGVRTGHELKFWTPGGSSTPLLTAEHLDVALDYEGMASVGSMLGTKALQIFDETTCVVRAVRRWTQFYAHESCGKCTPCREGTYWLSQIYERLETGRAHQEDIDKLLDISDTIFGKSFCALGDGAASPIISSIKYFRDEYEAHLEGSCPFDPYASMLGAPEGVRA; this comes from the coding sequence ATGACACCGCTGACTCCGGTGCTGAGCCGGTTCTGGGACGAACCCGAGCCGTGGACGCTGCAGACCTATCTGCGCCATGACGGTTACCGGGCGCTGCGCACCGCGCTGGAGATGAAGCCCGACGACGTCATCTCCACGGTCAAGGAATCCGGGCTGCGCGGCCGTGGCGGCGCCGGTTTCCCCACCGGAACCAAGTGGTCGTTCATCCCGCAGGACGCCACCGGCGCCGAGGCCAAGCCGAAGTACCTCGTCATCAACGCCGACGAGTCGGAACCCGGCACCTGCAAGGACGTTCCGCTGCTGTTCACCACCCCGCACTTCCTGGTCGAGGGTGCGATCATCGCGGCCTACGCGATCCGGGCGCGGCACGCCTTCGTCTACGTCCGCGGCGAGGTGGTGCCGGTGCTGCGGCGACTGCAGAACGCCGTCGCCGCAGCCTATGAGGCCGGCTATCTCGGCACGAACATCCTCGGCTCGGGCTTCGACCTCGACCTGATCGTGCACGCCGGCGCGGGCGCCTACATCTGTGGTGAGGAGACCGCACTGCTGGACTCGCTGGAGGGCCGCCGCGGCCAGCCGCGGCTTCGCCCGCCGTTCCCGGCGGTCGCGGGCCTGTACGCCTGCCCCACCGTCGTCAACAATGTGGAGTCCATCGCCAGCGTCCCGCCGATCCTGCTCAACGGAGTGGACTGGTTCAAGTCGATGGGCTCGGAGAAATCACCCGGCTTCACCCTGTACTCGCTGTCCGGACACGTCAACAGACCCGGGCAGTACGAGGCGCCACTGGGTATCACGCTGCGCGAACTGCTGGAGTATGCCGGCGGTGTCCGTACCGGCCATGAACTCAAGTTCTGGACCCCCGGCGGGTCGTCGACCCCGCTGCTGACCGCGGAACACCTCGACGTGGCCCTGGATTACGAGGGCATGGCCTCGGTGGGCTCGATGCTAGGCACCAAGGCCCTGCAGATCTTCGACGAGACCACCTGCGTGGTGCGCGCGGTACGGCGCTGGACGCAGTTCTACGCCCACGAGTCCTGCGGCAAGTGCACGCCCTGCCGCGAGGGCACCTATTGGCTGAGCCAGATCTACGAACGGCTCGAAACCGGCCGGGCCCACCAGGAGGACATCGACAAACTGCTGGACATCTCCGACACGATCTTCGGAAAGTCCTTCTGCGCGTTGGGCGACGGTGCGGCTTCACCGATCATCTCCTCGATCAAGTACTTCCGCGACGAGTACGAGGCACACCTGGAGGGCAGCTGCCCGTTCGATCCGTACGCCTCGATGCTTGGCGCACCGGAAGGAGTGCGAGCGTGA
- a CDS encoding NADH-quinone oxidoreductase subunit A yields MSLYTPILVLGVIAAGFAVVSVVIALVIGPRRYNRAKLEAYECGIEPMSGEPAGQRFPIKYYLTAMLFIVFDIEIVFLYPWAVAFDQLGTFALVEMLIFMATVFVAYGYVWRRGGLEWD; encoded by the coding sequence ATGAGTCTCTACACACCCATCTTGGTGCTGGGAGTCATCGCAGCGGGGTTCGCCGTTGTCTCGGTGGTCATCGCGCTGGTAATCGGCCCTCGGCGGTACAACCGCGCCAAGCTCGAGGCCTACGAGTGCGGTATCGAGCCGATGAGCGGCGAGCCCGCGGGCCAGCGCTTTCCCATCAAGTACTACCTGACCGCGATGTTGTTCATCGTGTTCGACATCGAGATCGTCTTCCTCTACCCGTGGGCGGTGGCGTTCGACCAGCTCGGCACCTTCGCCCTGGTGGAGATGCTGATCTTCATGGCCACCGTCTTCGTGGCCTACGGGTACGTCTGGCGGCGGGGCGGTCTCGAGTGGGACTAG